From the Xenopus laevis strain J_2021 chromosome 7L, Xenopus_laevis_v10.1, whole genome shotgun sequence genome, the window CATTGAACCCATTCTGAATCCAAAAGTAGCTCCTTCTGCCTTTTGTCATGTATGAATTCTGAAAATATCGGCTCACCGTCCAGTAAGTTAAACTGCAAACCATATGACGATATGAATAGCGAGCAGGCGCGGCATCTCTTGGATCCTGACTTCTGTCGCTCAGTCAAATACTCAGGCATGTTCTGCTCTTTAAAGTCTGGCCAGTAACATCACTCATTATGAACAAATGAAACAACTGCTGTTGCCGTTGGGTCAAACACTCTTTCTAAAGTTGTGCCGATCATCATATTGATAACATTTACACCATATGCAATAAATAAGGCAAAGGTTCTAAGTAGTACAGGCCTGTGAGTGATACTTTCATCAAAAACTCATCATCCGTCCTTAAACATTATGACATAAACCGTTTTAGACGTGCATGGGATTAGCCTGACATCTCTCAGCATGGGTTGAGTCTTATTTCCTACCGTTCTGGTCACGTGATTTCTTACTGGAGTTTTTCCTATGCACAAAAGCTGGAAAACAGATGTTGGAACTGGTTTCTTGCCACTTCTCAGATTTTGGCCTAATCCCTTTTGTGTAATATTCTCATGGCGTATTAACCCATTTGGCACAGCTGGATGCACGCTAGCAGATGGCAGATTATTTTTTGACAAATGTTTGTGATAAATAAAAACAGAGATTGGCTAAACACAACAATATACATAACATATGagcttttctgaatttgtcttacCATGGAATACTTTGTAATATTTGCAGGTACCAAGGCAAGGAGGGCTGGGCTCCAGCCTCCTATCTGAAAAAGGCCAAAGATGACATCCCATGCCGTAAAAAGAATTTGACTGGTCCAGTTGAGATTATAGGAAACATCATGGAAATTAGTAACCTCCTAAACAAAAAGAGTCCCAATGACAAAGAGAGCCAGGGAGGGAATGACTCAGAAGAACAAACCATAAGCAAGAAAGAAATCAGCTTGCCGATCCTGTGTAATGACTCCAATGGTAACTCTATGATGTCCTCAGACAAGCAGATATCAAAGGTGACCCCGGGTTCCCCTGCTGTGGCAAGGATCGCTCCACAAAGAAGCGAAATAAGTAAGTGCATACACTTCGATATATCAGTATGCACAGGTACATATCAGTATGTAAGGGACAGAACTGTGAACCAATATAAGGTAGTATTACAAAGTGATGTGCTCTGTCTGAGGTGCACATATAGAGGAGGGATGTCTGTCTCAAGACCCTCCAGCTGGTATGTATTTTGTCTCCCAGCATCTTGCTCTGGCTGTTGGGGTAGTATaggagttttaatttgaattcacaaGTCAATGAGCTTTGCGAATTCATTACTTAGCAATATTACTCTAACGTTATGGATAGGGATATCCATAATGGCTTCATTGAATTCATGTATACAAGACCCGTAAGACTGTTtattcattttgataaatcacAATATATCTGAAAAAGTTCTGACTGTGGAGTAGAAGGTCTACTCAGGAGGAAATCTATGGGGAAGATTCTTCTTACTATGCCTGATTAAttgttaaacatttaaaaagaaaggtTTCCTGTCGTAGCATGTGAGTGTTATACCACTTTTGTACCCCTGTTAAGGAGGGTTCCGCTtttaaataataagtaaataGGCTGTTGAATAGGTCTTAACTCAAGAACAAGGAAACTGCTctgctttattttgtttgctgaCCTGCTACAACTGATTTTCTGGAGACAGTAACAGTGCTGTTACTTCTGACATCTTTAGCCTTTCCAGGGATCTGTGGGTCAGTTTCACCTGATTGCAGTTCTCTGTCTGAAAGCAACATTGTGATTAATCAAAGGTCACTGTAGGAGACCCTAAGGTCGGATGGGACATTAAGCCTCTGCATCTGTACATCGCGAGCAGTCTTTCCTCACTAAAACATCTTGtacctttttgttttgttttttatttaattatgttgtaaaaaaaattgccttgaTATTATGGGTATTATTTAAGATATTAATTTACTTATGTGCAAATTTTCACTTCGGAAGTCTCCGCCTGAATCAACACAACTACATCCGAGGTTATTTTGTGACATATACGCATATTCATCATAATTACGTCCCGGCAAAAGAACATTGGCGTACTTTCGTCATATCGAATGAATCAAGTGAAACTTTAACTTTTGCTAGGTTAATtaaaattcagtgggtatataaaggtaaagtatgtatttattattgatgTTGGTGAAAGTGCTGGAAGttgccaatttttatttaaaatgtccaaggaagcaaaatgacaATGACAAAGATCCTCTTTTGTCCTGGGCCCTAAAACATATGtggcaatgtttaaaaaaaaatgtaaataagatattttttaacagttacaaattgtaaacataatcccactttattgaatatgaaaaaatgccatagTTTTGACTTGTTTATGAcctttttggaatacaggatatgatgtcactgacatcatgttgaggatgtagcttcattgtattaattcgCCAGTCAGATCCTGGCGAAAAAGATTTTGGTGAAAGGGGAAAGAATTGGAATTGTTAGAGGATTTACTATCATTCgtaaaaattcgcctggtgaaatGCTGCAAAAGTTTTTCAGCGACCATACACATTGAGATCCGCTAGTTTGccgatttcgccaaacgagcggatctctccccaatatgcccacctcaaGATTGGGCTGATCCAGTTGTGGGCGGTCGGATCATAATGTATGGTAtatcggattgcgggaccgcatcaacaaacagatgcagccgcaatcTGACAGaatttaaccctgcccgatcggggaaccccgtcggagggccccgcacacgggccaataagcagcCAACTCAGTCTTCTGActgcttttatcagcccgtgtatggccagcttaagagtgagTAAATCATTACATAATTCTATTTGTAAAGATGACCACTGTGTTTAATTATAACATAACTAATTTCACTTAAGCCCAAATAACGGTCTATATCTTCTCAAATATATAATAGAGGCGTAAAGGGAAAGAAACTGATTTACAGTAGGTCTGAGCAAAAAAGAAGGGGCCTAGTCAGGTCCACCTAATTTAAGAGGTTTATTCATAGGGTTCTCGATTAAGCAATCCTTGGGAACCATTTCATGTGCCAGTCTTTTTAGCACCATTCATCAGAGTGAACAGCGTTGCTAAATACCATTTAAGATATATGTTCTTTgctgtacatttagggggttatttactaagctccgaatttatctcattttatcaaaaaataaactCTCCCAAACGCCATGGcctattttagcttatttattgattaaaaaaaaaactcgattcaattggattgtggaaaaactcaataaaattgagcgaaaacctgaatcactcaaattttttggactttttccagttttgcttgaaaaagttggattttatgGCAGACCACGAAAACTTGAGATACGTGCCtttcccgttgacttatataggacctctacaggtctgagatggcagtttTTCAGATTCTGGATTTTTGCAGTATCCGGggataataaatcacgaaaaattaaattttttttcatctaaaaattTTTCTAGTGAAAGAAAccctcaaattttaataaataacccccttaaatagTTGTTGAAATGTTGTTACTACTAAGCAAATGACAATAACTTAGATGGAGATTGATCAAAATTCAAAAACCTTCTCGATACCTTTCACCAAATCTCACTCGTTGAGTGTTTCTCGACTTTTTACGTTTATCATTTTCATCTTTAGCGCGAAAGCACCCAAAAAAGTAACTCGAGAGATCAAAACCTCTTGAGAACAATTAAATAAGGGAAGTGATAGATTTCCATTTAAACAAAAGATGCCCATTAATGTGAACAGCTCTCAGCCGAATTgatattttttccttcttttgtcaGAATATCATGATGGAAGACAAATTGATAAATCTCTCTTTCATTCTTCTTAGCTGTATAAAAGGACACTGGTgtgaaaagaaggcaaatatattcttaaaatgcattgttattaAAGTCCCTTATTGGCTGGTCTTCGTTGTGCATGAATTGTTCCATGAAGTGCAATATATGTGCTTATATTAACTGCTACCTTTTAACTTGCAAAGTTATTGCTACACGAGTGGTGTTAACATATTTGATAAAGTGCCCCAtggatatttattttctttgtctttACAGGTTCTCCAAACTTACGAATGAAGCCTCCCCCTCGCAGAGAATCTAGTTTGGTATGTTCATATCATTTTGTAGGTTTTTATAAACATATTGaattaatgttaaataaacacTTACACGGTTATATTTGATTGACATTTGTAATGAAGCCTACATCCATACTGTGTTGAAAAGATGTTGTAAAGATGGTTCTTGCTTATGCTGTGCCTGGAGTATTGCATTACCAGACATCTTTTGCTTGGTACAGCTGACTTAAAGTAAGGGGATGATAATGTTTGGAGGGAACTTTTGGATAAAAAGTTGTGGAAAGGCTAAAGCTGAAAAAAGTAGACTTTCTACTGGATGACCCACTAGTTTAGGGTTTTTCTGTCTCTGTTATGTTATTTGTTCTTTAACACTTTGATCCTTGTTTTGATGACCAattttgtataaatgtaatatCGGTCAGAAAGCATCAGAATGCATGTATGATCATTATAGAATTCTTTGACAGAACATTAATgtcattattttctctttaattcaTCAGGGTTTCCAGCTACCCCAGCCCCCTGAAGCTCCTTCGGTAGAAGTAGAATATTACACTATTGCAGAGTTCCAGTCTTGCATATCTGATGGCATTAGTTTTCATGGCGGTCAAAAAGCTGAGGTAAGCACATAttgtatttttactattattcTCCAAAGTGGAAATACCCTTATTACTGTGACTTGGTGACTTGGGCTGTAATACTGGCATGATTGTTTCTGCTCCCGCAGATTCACAAGATAATTCTCCATGTTTTGACTTAAACAAAAAGAGTTTTGTTGACTGATTAATTAtaacagaataatatatatataatataactctAGACCTTTAGTGGTCAAGTCTTTCACTAGTAATGGTCTTACTCTGAAATGATGATTTACTTGCAGGTGATTGACAAGAACTCAGGTGGTTGGTGGTATGTTCAGATTGGTGAAAAAGAAGGATGGGCTCCATCATCTTATATCGACAAAAGAAAGAAACCAAACTTGAACAGGAGGACAAGCACATTAACAAGACCCAAGGTTCCTCCTCCTGCACCACCAGTTAAACAAAAAGATTCAACAGAAGGTGTTAGTCCCTTAACTTGCACTTCCACTGAACTCAAAGAGTCTCCATCAAAACAAATATACGAGGAGCCTGAATATGATGTGCCTGCATTTGGATTTGATTTAGAAGTAGAACTTAATGTTTCAAACAAGAGTCATGGAGATGATCTTATCCATGAAAATATGTTCCAGCCATCTAGACCTTCTCCTATGTCTTCTCTGCAAAGGCCAAAATTTAGAGTTGGTGAGTTTACTGAAGATGTAACTAATGAAGAGGAGACAATTTATGAAAATGAGGGGTTTAGACCATTTGCTGAAGAGGCTGTGTCAAATAAGGAGTCAAGTGGTGACTCTGATTCACAAAAgagctctgtaataatacaaagaAATTCTCCCACTGCAATATCTTCAAAACCTCCTCTCCTAAAGTCTAAGTCTGAAAGAAATGCCcaacaagaaacaaaaaatgtCTCTTTTTCAACAAGCGAGGAGATAAAACCCAGGTCATCTTCAGATGTTGGTGTACGTACTGTACCAAAGGTCAGTACAAAGAAAGATGCTGAGCAAAAACAGGCAGTTGTCCCTTCAACAAAAGCAAAGCCAACAGTAAGACCAAAGCCTTTCTTAAGTAAAGCTGACTCCCAAGCCCAAGATAAAATGGACATAAGCAGTTTGAGGCGTCAACTGAGACCAACAGGTCAACTCAGAAGTGGGCTTAAAGGTTCGAAAAGTGAGGAGTCAGAAAACCCACCAAAGGCAGCTTTAGAAAGTGTTGATAACAAACCGAGAAGACGATCTGTGGATCTTACTTCCAATACTTCTCAGTCTATGACTTCATCTAACAATGACAAAAGTGAGGAAGGCATTGATCAAAAGAATATTTATACCGCAACAAGCACCTATCAGAAAGTTTTAGATTCAGAAATCAGTTTCCCTGTAGGAGCAAAAGTAGAAGTTCTGGAAAGACAAAACAGTGGGTGGTGGTATATTAAGTACAAAGATTCTGAAGGATGGGCACCTTCACACTTTTTAGAGCAGGTGGATAATAAAAAGGCAGATACCTCAACAGCTGATTCTGAATCAACCAAAactaaaaagaatgaaaataagtCAAATAGCTTGGAGAAGATTGAAAAACGAGTGCAAGCTTTAAACACTATTAACCAAAGCAAACGAGCAACACCTCCTGTTCCTTCTAGACCACCAGGTGGATTTTCCAGACCTCCAGGACCAGCAAGCAATGTTGTGAAGTTGAGAAATGGAGTAAAGCAAGTTACTGTAAGGCCTCAGTCTGTGTTTGTTTCTGCGCCTCCAAAGGATAATAATATTTCTTGCAATTTGCGCAGAAATGAATCATTGTCGGCCACAGACCACTTGAGATCAGTTCGGCGAAATTTATCCTTTAACACTGTCCGCTCCCAGCCAAATCAGACAAAAATAAGTTCTTCTGCTAAACCGGATATAGATATGTCAGAATCTGAAACATCCATCAGGTCTTCTCAAAAGAACGGCATACCTGTGTCCACTGTTCGGCCAAAGCCAATTGAGAAGTCTCAGTTCATTCACAATAATCTCAAAGATATATATCTCTCTATTGCAGACTATGAAGGAGATGATGAGACTGTAGGGTTTCAGGAAGGGGTTTCAATGGAAGTCCTGGAGAAAAACCCAAACGGTTGGTGGTACTGCCAAATCCTTGATGTGGGGAAACCGTTTAAAGGCTGGGTACCTTCAAATTATCTGGAGAAAAAGAACTAGTGTGACAGTccaatatatgtattatattgagAACttgagaagttttttttataaggtctatattgttgggaaaaaaacatgatttatacAAGATGAGGGCCACCAGCTGAGGAATATATTTGTAAGAAACACAGGGTATGAGATATAGTCTCGACTACAAAATTTGAGTGCCTTCACTTTCAGGTCTGAAACACTACAGAATGTTTAGAATTGTTAAGGACGTTTTTTTTGGTGAACTCAAGAGAAATGTCAACAAGAATGATAATAAAGTATGTTTCTTACCAAGCAAGGGAATAATTGCAGAAAAAGATACATTGGGCACAGATTGCATGATATCCTTATAGAATACTTCCACTTCAtctaattttccctttttttctcaaatatacATGCAtttgtttcaggttttttttataggttttgaggATTATGGGataatttatattcttattaGAGCAAACATTGCACGTGTGTCTCTTATTTGTCATTCAAGCAGTCTGTCTTTGGTAAGGCTCTCTCCTAATTTTTTTATGGGTTAATTCAATAATTTAAGGCAGTCAACTGCTTGATAATCAGAAAAGTCCTTAACCAACCAACCTTAATCATATGTGCAGACATTAGCACTTCCAACTAAACTGTGTCTGTTTTCCCTTCGACGTTCACATGCATAGTGTCCTCTAACCACCTCTGCCTTGTATATAGACATTCTTTGgacacaaattattttatatccAGAAAGATGTGCCATGGAATGAGTGCATTGTTGACTGCCTTGTTTACAGAATTTACCAATGATTTACAATCTGTAGAATTTTCATTTgtatatattgtctttttttttttttaattcttttgttTTTCCAGAACACGTGATCTAAAATTAGTTGACATTTAACATAGCAATGCAAAACATATTAACATGCACTTCTGCTGAAAGGAGACCCATATCATTAACCTGGTTTCAGCATTTTGGGTGGttacaccttaaaaaaaaaaaaaaacttacaaaagaTTGTCTTTGTGAGTATATAAAGATGCAACAGTACACCATCTGGCACACTTATTTGAGAAACAAGGTATAGTGTGCAAGGTCCTCTCCATCTGTTTATGTCCATAAGGAACAGATTTCCACGCTCCGTCACATTTTCTTGTGAGCAAACAGATACAATGAAGTTCCTTCCATGTGTGTATTCATTTTTGTGTGTATTTGTTCCTAGTAGTCGAGtgtgttttgtattatttattcacATAGACCTTAGTGGACAAGAACATGACTAAATAAGACAAACACTTCGAACTCAGGCATTCTTCATTCATTAACTTCGTATTAAATatccagttgaaaaaaaaatctgatattggTTTATGTTGTATGTCATTTTGTGTATCAAGAAATGTGTTATTGCGTGGGTATAGCTGCCATTGTTAAAGTCTAACACagcaatatgtatataatgttaaCATTTGAATGCCCTAATAACAGCAAAAATCTTTCTCAAAGCCAAAATCTATATCCTCTGATGGGTTGGTTAATTCTGTCCCACACTGCGTGTGCTTTGGGCAGGTTTTACTTCCTTCATCCAGTTACTGTTAAAGCTGGAAGCATTCatctgacaaaatagatatctgctGGCTAAATTCATCAAATGGTAAATGTTTTGCAATTTGGCTGGTTCAATAACTGATACTTACTGAGAATTGGGTGCAACAGAATAGCAGTATTAGCCCAGATCATGAATAATTTATCATTCCATTTAAAGAAACTTTAAAGTTTGAATAGCAAGTTGCTTCTGTTTAAAAAGAGCATATTGTATCATTCCATTTGGCCAATGGCTGGAAGTTTTTGCCATTATCAGTTCTGTTttgcaagtattttttttcctattcatattcccctTTTTAAAGGAATACAATGACTTTTATAATATTTCAGTTCTGCAGGAGGTCTTGACGGCTTATTAGGCGTGGGTCTTGGATTgttatagaaaatataatttatacctATGATCCACTAGTATTTCTAGCTTCTCACCATTACACCATGCTATCAAGGTAGGCATCACCTAAAAACCTCCATGATACAAATCAAATTATAGATATACTGTGATACTAAAAAGATTTCACAAACATTATACATTGAACCCAATGTGTTAACGACCCAAAAGGAAAGCGAACGTGTAGCTTGACAATGAGTGATTAGAGTAGTCTAACTTTATACCTCATATGCCaatatttttgcagtgatttttttCAGCTGAAGGTATTGGCATAATTCACCATTATAATTGGCTTTAGAATTTTGATTTCAGCTGAAAAATGACATTGCCACTACTGTCAAGGTCATAGTGGACATTCATACCTTGTGCTCATTTTTAAAACCTGGATTTATTATAGGAATTaaacgataaaaaaaatataaaaggaattCTATTAAAATTTGGCGACCatattttttccaaccatttggtGATTTTTGGCAGTTTCATTACTAGTTTTATGGAACCAACCAGTGCTGTTATTAGGGATTTTAAGCTTCTATTCAAGCACTTTTTGAATGGAAGCCCTTTATAGTTCTGCTGGACAGTGTTAAAATAAAGTAATACATAGAATATCTGCTAGACTGCAGTACTAATATTAGTGAgttacttattatttttattattattaaatataactatgattttttttttccaataatgaaAGAGAAGTGGTTCATTATTTGAAAACAGATGCACTTTACCAATAACAATTTACACTCAAGTGCATTATAGAAAAGTGCAGTGCATACAGTACTATTAagcaacacatatttatatacaaatatttataattattatttaaaataattctgcCTGTTTTCACAGATTTATTACAAATCTCTGTATTTGGGtgcattttcttttccatttaattAAGCCATTTGTGATTTGGTCAAGATTTTAAAAGTTGTTATGCATTACTGTAGGGGTATTTTGTACTAATGTATTTATTCAGAACAACAACAAATATGCTTTGTATTGGAAAATGTCTTGTGCAGTTGCCCAGCATCTCTAATTTGTGACCTTTTTTGGCCACTTAAAGCAAAGTTCAAATAATGATAGTAAGAATGAAGGCCCTATTTATAAATCATATAATGGGATAATAAGGGATTTTTGGTTAATTCTACATTATTCAGCTATTTCCTAGAAAATGTTTCTTAGGATggctttttattgtaaaaaatttgCGATcatcgaatttgaatttccaattggtaaaaaaattgaaaatccattgaaaatgtaattgtttctCTTTTTATAGAACACTTTTCCCAGTACTTAGTGATATGACAGATACTGTTTTAACAAAggccttggattttttttttctaaacattttcaatatttctattttggtatgaaaaactattttaatttaattcattccaaaaacaaaatgtttcaaacagaattatgttatatgtttttattcttaccTAAGGAAAGGATTAagaattgttgttgttttttttttttaggaaaatgaatgaaaatctcactttcatttttcaaatccaaaaacttcaaaatgtttcaaaaatagaattttgttATTTGGTAGCCATTTATAAATAGAGCCTTAAATTATATCTGTTGATTATTGTAAGTCCACAAAATGAACTCAGCTGCATTTTTCTAAAATACTTCATCTAGTTGAAATATCATTTTTTACAAAAGCAGTTCATTTGTGTTTAAACACTTTGATTGTAACCATAAatggttttattgttttcttaCACTACAGTCCTGAAGAAGAAGACTTTAAAGGAAAGCAGCATACTTGAAACTATACAGTTGATTATGTAATGAATCTTGTTCAGGAAATAAAATGACCAAGTTTTACAAAACTGACACTGTGATTATAGAATTATATTGTAGAATCAATAATAATCGAGATATTAGGACTATTAAAAGATAACAGTACTGTTTTCCCATCTATTTTGTGGTCTTAGATAAGAGTTGGTATTTTAGAAACATCTAGAAAGGCAAGGGTGCCCTCTCGTGGTAAACTGTTGCAAAGAACAAAGCATGCAGAACCTGCATTATCTTTCTAGAGAACAGATGAATTTGGcaaaatttaaaatgtgaatttttgtttttactgtgtaCTGCAACTTTATTAATAATGAGTACTTCTGAGTTCATTATTGACTGTTATACAATGCCTGAAATAGTATATCTTTCTTTATATCCTtgtttaaaagtttattttcagttggaaaatgtaataattattttctttgcaaaaGAGAATATTTCTTTTATTGATAATTACTTTAACACTTCAAAAGGCTgatgatatatacacacataaagaCATAaccttcatcttcaaacaacatCTGGGGCTACAATTTATGTGGTTGAATTAcattggaactgctttcttgTCCCTTTACGCTCCTGGTGTTTTTAAATGTGAGCATatctaaaattaataataatcaagTTAGATCAAGACCCCAGGTTTGAAGCATTCCAAAATAAGATGAGATCTATTATTTGTATATTCCAGTAAAACCataatttatgtataaatatgaaaattTGTAATCATGTCAGTTTTTTCACGAGTTGTTTCtgtagggatgaaccgaatctaTAATTTGGACAAAAACTCTGAATCCTTCTCCAAAGATTAGTTTGAAAAGTAAACCacatctgaaccctaatttgtatattcaaaacAGGGAAAATGGCAGTAATGTGGGTTATATTCAGTTGGCTGGAATTTGGGTTTAGTTTAGCTGAACTGGGCAGATTTCTCAACATTCAAATGTGAGTATTTTTGGAGAAACTTAAATGAACTCAAAAATCTTAAATGCagacttgtttattaaaaattagaatctTGAAAATGCTAATAATCAACAGTCTAATCCAACATTTTACCATGATTCTAATTTTTTGCAACAACAATTGGTCATTTTACTTTCAAAAACCCAagtgttcaagatttattaagatttCAAAATCATAcctatttttcaattcaagttttcaagattaatttgaaatttggcagACTGATTCCACTACGTTaacgtttttcttttttacatttttgtacaa encodes:
- the sh3pxd2a.L gene encoding SH3 and PX domain-containing protein 2A isoform X5; protein product: MLSLWALDVSVEGVQKRRNPSKHYVYIIKVTWSDSTSQVIYRRYSKFFDLQMQVLDKFPIEAGQKDPKQRIIPFLPGKILFRRSHIRDVAVKRLKPIDEYCRALVKLPAHISRCEEVLRFFEARPDDLDPPKEDYGSSKRKSALSSFQVWMSSLCEIPKADTRGADGNSEPIILDQYVVVSNYEKQENSEISLKAGELVDVIEKSESGWWFVSTTEEQGWVPATYLDSQTGTKDDSEINTSKSGDEEKYVTVQPYTSQGKDEIGFEKGDTVEVIQKNLEGWWFIRYQGKEGWAPASYLKKAKDDIPCRKKNLTGPVEIIGNIMEISNLLNKKSPNDKESQGGNDSEEQTISKKEISLPILCNDSNGNSMMSSDKQISKVTPGSPAVARIAPQRSEISSPNLRMKPPPRRESSLGFQLPQPPEAPSVEVEYYTIAEFQSCISDGISFHGGQKAEVIDKNSGGWWYVQIGEKEGWAPSSYIDKRKKPNLNRRTSTLTRPKVPPPAPPVKQKDSTEGVSPLTCTSTELKESPSKQIYEEPEYDVPAFGFDLEVELNVSNKSHGDDLIHENMFQPSRPSPMSSLQRPKFRVGEFTEDVTNEEETIYENEGFRPFAEEAVSNKESSGDSDSQKSSVIIQRNSPTAISSKPPLLKSKSERNAQQETKNVSFSTSEEIKPRSSSDVGVRTVPKVSTKKDAEQKQAVVPSTKAKPTVRPKPFLSKADSQAQDKMDISSLRRQLRPTGQLRSGLKGSKSEESENPPKAALESVDNKPRRRSVDLTSNTSQSMTSSNNDKSEEGIDQKNIYTATSTYQKVLDSEISFPVGAKVEVLERQNSGWWYIKYKDSEGWAPSHFLEQVDNKKADTSTADSESTKTKKNENKSNSLEKIEKRVQALNTINQSKRATPPVPSRPPGGFSRPPGPASNVVKLRNGVKQVTVRPQSVFVSAPPKDNNISCNLRRNESLSATDHLRSVRRNLSFNTVRSQPNQTKISSSAKPDIDMSESETSIRSSQKNGIPVSTVRPKPIEKSQFIHNNLKDIYLSIADYEGDDETVGFQEGVSMEVLEKNPNGWWYCQILDVGKPFKGWVPSNYLEKKN
- the sh3pxd2a.L gene encoding SH3 and PX domain-containing protein 2A isoform X3; its protein translation is MYPDSDLTTIQVYIIKVTWSDSTSQVIYRRYSKFFDLQMQVLDKFPIEAGQKDPKQRIIPFLPGKILFRRSHIRDVAVKRLKPIDEYCRALVKLPAHISRCEEVLRFFEARPDDLDPPKEDYGSSKRKSALSSFQVWMSSLCEIPKADTRGADGNSEPIILDQYVVVSNYEKQENSEISLKAGELVDVIEKSESGWWFVSTTEEQGWVPATYLDSQTGTKDDSEINTSKSGDVTKRRKAHLRRLDRRWTLGGIVNRQQSREEKYVTVQPYTSQGKDEIGFEKGDTVEVIQKNLEGWWFIRYQGKEGWAPASYLKKAKDDIPCRKKNLTGPVEIIGNIMEISNLLNKKSPNDKESQGGNDSEEQTISKKEISLPILCNDSNGNSMMSSDKQISKVTPGSPAVARIAPQRSEISSPNLRMKPPPRRESSLGFQLPQPPEAPSVEVEYYTIAEFQSCISDGISFHGGQKAEVIDKNSGGWWYVQIGEKEGWAPSSYIDKRKKPNLNRRTSTLTRPKVPPPAPPVKQKDSTEGVSPLTCTSTELKESPSKQIYEEPEYDVPAFGFDLEVELNVSNKSHGDDLIHENMFQPSRPSPMSSLQRPKFRVGEFTEDVTNEEETIYENEGFRPFAEEAVSNKESSGDSDSQKSSVIIQRNSPTAISSKPPLLKSKSERNAQQETKNVSFSTSEEIKPRSSSDVGVRTVPKVSTKKDAEQKQAVVPSTKAKPTVRPKPFLSKADSQAQDKMDISSLRRQLRPTGQLRSGLKGSKSEESENPPKAALESVDNKPRRRSVDLTSNTSQSMTSSNNDKSEEGIDQKNIYTATSTYQKVLDSEISFPVGAKVEVLERQNSGWWYIKYKDSEGWAPSHFLEQVDNKKADTSTADSESTKTKKNENKSNSLEKIEKRVQALNTINQSKRATPPVPSRPPGGFSRPPGPASNVVKLRNGVKQVTVRPQSVFVSAPPKDNNISCNLRRNESLSATDHLRSVRRNLSFNTVRSQPNQTKISSSAKPDIDMSESETSIRSSQKNGIPVSTVRPKPIEKSQFIHNNLKDIYLSIADYEGDDETVGFQEGVSMEVLEKNPNGWWYCQILDVGKPFKGWVPSNYLEKKN
- the sh3pxd2a.L gene encoding SH3 and PX domain-containing protein 2A isoform X6, coding for MLSLWALDVSVEGVQKRRNPSKHYVYIIKVTWSDSTSQVIYRRYSKFFDLQMQVLDKFPIEAGQKDPKQRIIPFLPGKILFRRSHIRDVAVKRLKPIDEYCRALVKLPAHISRCEEVLRFFEARPDDLDPPKEDYGSSKRKSVWMSSLCEIPKADTRGADGNSEPIILDQYVVVSNYEKQENSEISLKAGELVDVIEKSESGWWFVSTTEEQGWVPATYLDSQTGTKDDSEINTSKSGDEEKYVTVQPYTSQGKDEIGFEKGDTVEVIQKNLEGWWFIRYQGKEGWAPASYLKKAKDDIPCRKKNLTGPVEIIGNIMEISNLLNKKSPNDKESQGGNDSEEQTISKKEISLPILCNDSNGNSMMSSDKQISKVTPGSPAVARIAPQRSEISSPNLRMKPPPRRESSLGFQLPQPPEAPSVEVEYYTIAEFQSCISDGISFHGGQKAEVIDKNSGGWWYVQIGEKEGWAPSSYIDKRKKPNLNRRTSTLTRPKVPPPAPPVKQKDSTEGVSPLTCTSTELKESPSKQIYEEPEYDVPAFGFDLEVELNVSNKSHGDDLIHENMFQPSRPSPMSSLQRPKFRVGEFTEDVTNEEETIYENEGFRPFAEEAVSNKESSGDSDSQKSSVIIQRNSPTAISSKPPLLKSKSERNAQQETKNVSFSTSEEIKPRSSSDVGVRTVPKVSTKKDAEQKQAVVPSTKAKPTVRPKPFLSKADSQAQDKMDISSLRRQLRPTGQLRSGLKGSKSEESENPPKAALESVDNKPRRRSVDLTSNTSQSMTSSNNDKSEEGIDQKNIYTATSTYQKVLDSEISFPVGAKVEVLERQNSGWWYIKYKDSEGWAPSHFLEQVDNKKADTSTADSESTKTKKNENKSNSLEKIEKRVQALNTINQSKRATPPVPSRPPGGFSRPPGPASNVVKLRNGVKQVTVRPQSVFVSAPPKDNNISCNLRRNESLSATDHLRSVRRNLSFNTVRSQPNQTKISSSAKPDIDMSESETSIRSSQKNGIPVSTVRPKPIEKSQFIHNNLKDIYLSIADYEGDDETVGFQEGVSMEVLEKNPNGWWYCQILDVGKPFKGWVPSNYLEKKN